The following coding sequences are from one Paraburkholderia caballeronis window:
- a CDS encoding aspartate dehydrogenase has protein sequence MTDPANESGRNMRRSAPLRVTLIGFGAIGSTVFDAFASDPADPAIAIDQIVVSPRSVMDVARKVGPAIAVASRIGDLPRVPQLAVECAGHCAIGEHVIPLLRSGVECAIVSIGAFADDALRDACDAAAAHGNVRASLLSGAVGGLDALAAAAAGGLDDVLYVGRKPVDAWRGTPADAAGMLDGIRDATTIFDGTARDTARLYPKNANVAAAVALAGVGFERTRVRLLADPAATRNTHTVRARGAFGALCVEIAASPFAQNPKTSALTAFSAIRFLRERASGRMVLAATVS, from the coding sequence ATGACTGACCCGGCAAACGAAAGCGGCCGCAACATGCGACGAAGCGCGCCGTTGCGCGTGACGCTGATCGGTTTCGGCGCGATCGGCTCGACGGTGTTCGACGCGTTCGCCTCGGACCCGGCAGACCCGGCGATCGCGATCGACCAGATCGTCGTGTCGCCGCGCAGCGTCATGGACGTCGCGCGCAAGGTCGGCCCGGCGATCGCGGTCGCGAGCCGCATCGGCGATCTGCCGCGCGTGCCGCAACTCGCCGTCGAATGCGCGGGTCATTGCGCGATCGGCGAGCACGTGATTCCGCTGCTGCGCAGCGGCGTCGAATGCGCGATCGTGTCGATCGGCGCGTTCGCCGACGATGCGCTGCGCGACGCATGCGATGCCGCGGCCGCGCACGGCAACGTGCGTGCGTCGCTGCTGTCAGGCGCGGTCGGCGGGCTGGACGCGCTCGCGGCGGCGGCGGCCGGCGGCCTCGACGACGTGCTGTACGTCGGCCGCAAGCCGGTCGACGCGTGGCGCGGCACGCCGGCCGACGCGGCGGGGATGCTCGATGGCATCCGCGATGCGACGACGATCTTCGACGGCACTGCGCGCGACACCGCGCGCCTCTATCCGAAGAACGCGAACGTCGCGGCCGCCGTGGCGCTCGCGGGCGTCGGCTTCGAGCGGACCCGCGTGCGGCTCCTCGCCGACCCGGCGGCCACGCGCAATACGCATACCGTCCGCGCGCGCGGCGCATTCGGAGCGTTATGCGTCGAGATCGCCGCGAGCCCGTTCGCGCAGAATCCGAAGACGTCCGCGCTGACGGCGTTCAGCGCGATCCGTTTCCTGCGCGAGCGCGCGTCGGGCAGGATGGTGCTGGCCGCAACGGTTTCGTAA
- a CDS encoding porin: protein MLLALCTPARPAHAQSSVALYGVIDTSIEVTNPGSTWTPRLDSGAYRGSRIGLRGSEQIGPDTRILFDLENGFSSADGTFSTAGTLFSRQAWIGIGAPWGELRMGRQYSPIYIPFKGQLDAFGAGTIASGLNNLSKITPYVSNAITWLSPDIHGFTSTIMVSLRDGTSANGLAGHFETFSYRRGGFSVLYAHQQTNDAGALRANLGGLSYRVGQVTGFVSYFNGDGGSPRYHDDGLAVSARYAVTPRFRASLGYTYMRDRSGGDNDADQFSAACEYDVSRRLLLYASAGILRNRADAEFTLRGVNVVGLPPAYPGAPVRGVQLGAIERF from the coding sequence ATGCTGCTCGCGCTGTGCACGCCCGCGCGGCCGGCCCATGCGCAAAGCTCGGTCGCGCTGTACGGCGTGATCGACACCAGCATCGAAGTGACGAACCCCGGCTCGACGTGGACGCCGCGGCTGGATTCCGGCGCGTATCGCGGCTCGCGGATCGGCCTGCGCGGTTCCGAGCAGATCGGCCCGGACACGCGCATCCTGTTCGACCTCGAAAACGGCTTCAGTTCGGCGGACGGCACGTTCTCGACCGCCGGCACGCTGTTCAGCCGCCAGGCGTGGATCGGCATCGGCGCGCCGTGGGGCGAACTGCGGATGGGCCGGCAGTATTCGCCGATCTACATTCCGTTCAAGGGGCAACTGGATGCGTTCGGCGCGGGCACGATCGCGTCCGGCCTCAACAACCTGTCGAAGATCACGCCGTACGTGAGCAACGCGATCACGTGGCTGTCGCCGGACATCCACGGCTTCACGTCGACGATCATGGTGTCGCTGCGCGACGGCACGTCGGCCAACGGGCTCGCCGGCCATTTCGAGACGTTCAGCTATCGGCGCGGCGGTTTCAGCGTGCTGTACGCGCACCAGCAGACGAACGACGCGGGCGCGCTGCGCGCGAATCTCGGCGGCCTGTCGTATCGCGTGGGGCAGGTGACCGGTTTCGTTTCGTACTTCAACGGCGACGGCGGCTCGCCGCGTTATCACGACGACGGGCTGGCGGTGTCGGCGCGTTATGCGGTGACGCCGCGCTTTCGCGCGTCGCTCGGCTACACGTACATGCGCGACCGCTCGGGCGGCGACAACGACGCGGACCAGTTCAGCGCCGCGTGCGAATACGACGTGTCGCGCCGGCTGCTGCTGTATGCGAGCGCGGGCATCCTGCGCAATCGCGCGGATGCGGAGTTCACGCTGCGCGGCGTGAACGTCGTCGGGCTGCCGCCCGCGTATCCGGGTGCGCCGGTGCGGGGCGTTCAACTGGGCGCGATCGAGCGGTTCTGA
- a CDS encoding LLM class flavin-dependent oxidoreductase gives MSTETVNRATGLRGPLDDPDSPLSRAGRQPLMLGLFLPTQTGGFSQSTYPRGTDWSFDYNRALALRAESHGFDFVFGLQQWAPKGGFGGAAHYRENFLDPFMSTVALSAVTTRLITISTVHILYGNWHPLHLARFAATADHISGGKFGLNIVTGYDAAEPLMFGMKRIAHDERYDRADEFVSVMEALWDGSDNVTHDGRFYQLEGAYVSPRPRYGRPIMVSASASQAGYEYAAKHSDIVFTSSPAGAVFERAIEAMPDHVQRIRAPYAGTGRSPKVILFPMVICKPTREEAFAYRDAIVAHADYESIRAYTARHNAGDAQGWKEHVPADRILGGHVQIVGDPNDVADALQNLHEAGVDGVQIGFYDYAPELEFFAQNVLPLLEARGLRVKAG, from the coding sequence ATGTCTACCGAAACCGTTAACCGCGCGACCGGACTGCGCGGCCCGCTCGACGATCCGGACAGCCCGCTGTCGCGCGCGGGCCGCCAGCCGCTGATGCTCGGCCTGTTCCTGCCGACGCAGACCGGCGGCTTTTCGCAGTCCACCTATCCGCGCGGCACCGACTGGTCGTTCGACTACAACCGCGCGCTCGCGCTGCGCGCGGAGTCGCACGGGTTCGACTTCGTGTTCGGTTTGCAGCAGTGGGCGCCGAAGGGCGGCTTCGGCGGCGCCGCGCACTACCGCGAGAATTTTCTCGACCCGTTCATGTCCACCGTCGCGCTGAGCGCGGTGACGACGCGGCTCATCACGATCTCGACCGTCCACATCCTGTACGGCAACTGGCATCCGCTGCATCTCGCGCGGTTCGCGGCGACCGCCGATCATATCTCGGGCGGCAAGTTCGGGCTCAACATCGTGACCGGCTACGACGCGGCCGAGCCGCTGATGTTCGGGATGAAGCGCATCGCGCACGACGAACGTTACGACCGCGCGGACGAATTCGTGTCGGTGATGGAGGCGCTGTGGGACGGCAGCGACAACGTCACGCACGACGGGCGGTTCTATCAGCTCGAAGGCGCCTACGTGTCGCCGCGGCCGCGTTACGGGCGGCCGATCATGGTGTCAGCGAGCGCGTCGCAGGCGGGTTACGAATACGCGGCGAAGCATTCGGACATCGTGTTTACGTCGAGCCCGGCGGGCGCGGTGTTCGAACGCGCGATCGAAGCGATGCCGGACCACGTGCAGCGGATTCGCGCGCCCTATGCAGGCACCGGCCGCTCGCCGAAGGTGATCCTGTTCCCGATGGTGATCTGCAAGCCGACGCGCGAAGAGGCGTTCGCGTATCGCGACGCGATCGTCGCGCATGCCGACTACGAGTCGATCCGCGCGTACACCGCGCGCCACAACGCAGGCGACGCGCAGGGCTGGAAGGAGCACGTGCCGGCCGACCGGATTCTCGGCGGCCACGTGCAGATCGTCGGCGACCCGAACGACGTCGCGGATGCGTTGCAGAATCTGCACGAAGCCGGCGTAGACGGCGTGCAGATCGGCTTCTACGACTACGCGCCGGAACTCGAATTCTTCGCGCAGAACGTGCTGCCGCTCCTCGAAGCGCGGGGCCTGCGCGTGAAGGCCGGCTGA
- a CDS encoding porin codes for MKKSAIAALVCASFVAAAHAQGSVTLYGSIDEGVTYNTNAKGSGSALAGPVAVPDFFGLRGSEDLGNQLKAVFALQDGFLSNTGAGTIANEAFSHFAWVGLSSPRYGALTMGRQLDLTTEALRLNSNGSIQYTFYLFHPANLDNIGIIGDSINNSVRYTTPTVGGFTASAIYGFDDTTTQPGRVISTDVSYRNGPFRASAVYSSWRHHAIDVGSKLGYTSFLGQSLTGGAVFNARTQDIGGVSALYSFGQKVDLHGMLTQVNLSTDTGSGRMRTVEAGADVHTSVANTVNVGGHLSWLTGTRYAELGVGDMYLLSVRTTVYAQVAWQHANGNGNAAIPLLVPSSGANQMAFRVGMHHFF; via the coding sequence ATGAAAAAATCCGCGATTGCGGCGCTCGTCTGCGCATCGTTCGTTGCCGCCGCTCATGCGCAGGGCAGCGTCACGCTGTATGGCAGCATCGACGAAGGGGTCACGTACAACACGAACGCGAAGGGCAGCGGTTCCGCGCTGGCCGGGCCGGTCGCGGTGCCGGACTTCTTCGGGCTGCGCGGCTCCGAGGACCTCGGCAACCAGTTGAAGGCGGTATTCGCGTTGCAGGACGGGTTCCTGTCGAATACCGGCGCGGGCACGATCGCGAACGAGGCGTTCAGCCACTTCGCGTGGGTCGGGCTGTCGTCGCCGCGCTACGGCGCGCTGACGATGGGCCGCCAGCTCGACCTGACGACCGAGGCGCTGCGGCTCAATTCGAACGGCAGCATCCAGTACACGTTTTATCTGTTTCACCCGGCGAATCTCGACAACATCGGGATCATCGGCGACTCGATCAACAACTCGGTTCGTTATACGACACCGACCGTCGGCGGCTTCACGGCCAGCGCGATCTACGGCTTCGACGACACGACGACGCAGCCGGGCCGCGTGATCAGCACGGACGTGTCGTACCGCAACGGGCCGTTCCGCGCGTCGGCGGTGTACAGCAGCTGGCGGCATCATGCGATCGACGTCGGCTCGAAGCTCGGCTACACGAGTTTTCTCGGCCAGTCGCTGACCGGCGGCGCGGTGTTCAACGCGCGGACGCAGGACATCGGCGGGGTGTCCGCGCTGTATTCGTTCGGGCAGAAGGTCGATCTGCACGGGATGCTGACCCAGGTGAACCTGAGCACCGATACCGGCTCGGGCCGCATGCGCACCGTCGAGGCAGGCGCGGACGTGCATACCAGCGTCGCGAACACGGTGAACGTCGGCGGCCATCTGTCGTGGCTGACCGGCACGCGTTACGCGGAACTCGGCGTCGGCGACATGTATCTGCTGTCGGTGCGCACGACGGTGTATGCGCAGGTCGCGTGGCAGCACGCGAACGGCAACGGCAACGCGGCGATCCCGCTGCTCGTGCCGTCGTCGGGCGCGAACCAGATGGCGTTTCGCGTCGGCATGCATCACTTCTTCTGA